Proteins encoded in a region of the Petroclostridium xylanilyticum genome:
- the yidD gene encoding membrane protein insertion efficiency factor YidD encodes MKKVIIYCVIIYRKYISPLKRPSCRFYPTCSQYALEAIDKYGIFKGGYLTIKRILRCHPFNPGGYDPVE; translated from the coding sequence ATGAAAAAAGTTATCATTTATTGCGTTATAATTTATCGAAAATACATTTCACCTTTAAAGAGACCAAGTTGCCGGTTTTACCCTACATGTTCTCAATATGCTCTGGAGGCAATAGATAAATATGGTATATTTAAAGGTGGATATTTAACTATAAAAAGGATTTTAAGGTGTCATCCTTTTAATCCAGGAGGTTATGACCCGGTTGAGTGA